A genomic segment from Nitrosopumilus sp. K4 encodes:
- a CDS encoding mechanosensitive ion channel family protein: MFELKIILALIPVGEFQSLTELLMFSEALQTAFIVLIVGIVSLVAVYRKFSSMIKTKKFHYKRPHASKFLRTVLLPVFAIILISSINLYIYSTGLFNESVNNAENPSEIFSKILTTLNIIVIGYTISQIIPIILTKKEKSSMEHDDFLIWKEKHGFEDDEKDFFNEIYDWIPPKNFPKDMVKEKFESLLSTDEGLIILQQYRTSKGMPIGSYKPKVPKPFEEYKKSERKKYDNYYNLCTSENNDSGMILKPGVCPQEIFPIDTWREEKRFNDFDEVIAGEKPPGYATKRREGLPKSLYQVIPIVIFAVILVGVVSWWGVDLLVLGTVVAGLGVGIGFALKETMENFFAYVMIKKDKIFIEGDRVEIDGYNGYIHKITSRVTYVRHALNESMAIFPTRQLIATKVINYSNGLKFVPATVEVGVSYLNDARQVTAILRKVGYRAMREITDDKENHLVTQKRCPYLEDNKPSCGCDKGMVQDIEQPKIRFEDFNNSSLDFKIWVYVRDYQTKYRVQSAIRVMIQEEFKEYDIRIPWPIRTIYNGDEKQESDEISKLDDKRQKVLDEYGLDDISVNS, translated from the coding sequence GTGTTTGAATTGAAAATAATCCTTGCTTTGATTCCTGTTGGCGAATTCCAATCTTTAACTGAACTTTTAATGTTCTCTGAGGCACTACAAACAGCCTTTATTGTGTTAATTGTGGGTATTGTCAGTCTAGTTGCAGTATATCGCAAATTCTCTAGTATGATAAAAACAAAGAAATTCCATTATAAACGACCACATGCGTCAAAATTTCTTAGAACTGTACTTTTGCCTGTTTTTGCCATAATCTTAATCTCATCTATTAATCTCTATATTTATTCAACTGGCTTGTTTAATGAATCCGTAAATAATGCAGAAAATCCATCAGAGATATTTTCAAAAATTCTTACTACATTAAACATCATAGTAATTGGATATACCATATCTCAAATCATACCAATCATTTTAACAAAAAAAGAAAAATCATCCATGGAACATGATGATTTTCTCATCTGGAAAGAAAAACATGGATTTGAAGATGATGAAAAAGACTTCTTTAATGAAATTTATGACTGGATCCCACCAAAAAATTTTCCTAAAGACATGGTGAAAGAAAAATTTGAATCATTGCTTTCCACTGATGAGGGATTGATAATATTACAACAGTATAGGACATCAAAAGGTATGCCAATAGGTAGCTACAAACCAAAGGTTCCAAAACCTTTTGAAGAATATAAAAAATCAGAGAGAAAAAAATATGACAATTATTATAATTTGTGTACTAGTGAAAATAATGATTCGGGAATGATTTTAAAACCGGGTGTTTGCCCACAGGAAATTTTCCCAATTGATACTTGGAGAGAAGAAAAACGGTTTAATGATTTTGATGAAGTTATTGCTGGAGAAAAGCCACCCGGATATGCAACAAAAAGACGTGAAGGGTTGCCTAAATCCCTTTATCAAGTAATTCCGATTGTTATATTTGCAGTAATTTTGGTTGGTGTAGTGTCCTGGTGGGGCGTTGATTTGTTAGTTTTAGGAACTGTAGTTGCAGGTCTTGGGGTAGGTATTGGGTTTGCATTAAAAGAAACAATGGAGAATTTCTTTGCATATGTGATGATCAAAAAAGACAAGATCTTCATTGAAGGTGATCGTGTAGAAATAGACGGATACAATGGATACATTCACAAAATTACTTCTAGAGTTACATATGTCAGACATGCGTTAAATGAATCAATGGCAATATTCCCAACTCGTCAACTAATCGCCACCAAAGTGATCAATTATTCAAATGGATTGAAATTTGTGCCTGCAACTGTTGAAGTTGGAGTATCATACCTTAATGATGCAAGACAGGTAACTGCAATTTTACGTAAAGTAGGATACAGAGCAATGCGTGAAATTACTGATGACAAAGAAAATCACCTGGTAACACAAAAACGATGTCCCTATCTAGAGGACAATAAACCAAGTTGTGGTTGTGATAAAGGAATGGTACAAGACATTGAACAACCAAAGATTCGATTTGAAGATTTTAACAACTCTTCATTGGATTTTAAAATTTGGGTGTATGTAAGAGACTATCAAACAAAATACAGAGTTCAAAGCGCAATACGTGTAATGATTCAAGAAGAATTCAAAGAATATGACATACGAATTCCATGGCCAATAAGAACAATTTACAACGGTGATGAAAAACAAGAATCAGACGAAATATCTAAACTAGATGATAAGAGACAAAAAGTTCTAGACGAATATGGACTAGATGATATATCGGTAAACTCTTAG
- a CDS encoding DUF5667 domain-containing protein, with the protein MNQYNIVTLLTASLLVLTIPSVYAQSIDDLPEPGTTPDSFVYGFKKAFEGLDLAFTFNQNDKVAKHLKFAELRLSEANAVVQKGMPELVGDLTKDYEKQVSDAKKIADSASKAADKASLTEDIVSASSKHVEVLTDLKDTLPEQAQLRIQVIIDNSKKDIGIAMKELSNYADAMAKSEEMKKTAEYHKSNSTETREHDAEYKDDAMAKSEEMKKTAEYHKSNSTETREHDAEYKDDAMAKSEEMKKTAEYHKSNSTETREHDAEYKDDAMAKSEEMKKTAEYHKSNSTETREHDAEYKDDVMAKSEEMKKTAEDQTP; encoded by the coding sequence ATGAATCAATACAATATAGTAACATTACTTACTGCTTCATTATTGGTACTGACAATTCCTAGTGTCTATGCTCAAAGTATTGATGATTTACCTGAACCTGGAACTACTCCTGACTCATTTGTATATGGATTCAAAAAAGCATTTGAAGGGTTAGACTTGGCATTTACATTTAATCAAAACGATAAAGTTGCAAAACATCTGAAATTTGCAGAACTTCGACTAAGTGAAGCAAATGCAGTAGTTCAAAAAGGAATGCCTGAACTAGTTGGCGATTTAACAAAAGACTATGAAAAACAAGTATCTGATGCAAAGAAAATTGCAGACTCTGCATCAAAAGCTGCAGACAAGGCATCTTTAACTGAAGATATAGTGTCTGCATCATCCAAACATGTGGAAGTTCTAACTGATCTCAAAGATACACTTCCAGAACAAGCACAATTAAGAATCCAAGTAATAATTGATAATTCTAAAAAAGACATTGGTATTGCAATGAAAGAACTCTCAAACTATGCTGATGCAATGGCAAAGTCAGAAGAAATGAAAAAAACAGCTGAATATCACAAATCCAACTCTACAGAAACAAGAGAACACGATGCTGAGTACAAAGATGATGCAATGGCAAAGTCAGAAGAAATGAAAAAAACAGCTGAATATCATAAATCCAACTCTACAGAAACAAGAGAACACGATGCTGAGTACAAAGATGATGCAATGGCAAAGTCAGAAGAAATGAAAAAAACAGCTGAATATCACAAATCCAACTCTACAGAAACAAGAGAACACGATGCTGAGTACAAAGATGATGCAATGGCAAAGTCAGAAGAAATGAAAAAAACAGCTGAATATCACAAATCCAACTCTACAGAAACAAGAGAACACGATGCTGAGTACAAAGATGATGTAATGGCAAAGTCAGAAGAAATGAAAAAAACAGCTGAAGATCAAACACCCTAA
- a CDS encoding potassium transporter TrkG, with protein sequence MAYSESAPDVLKYKVSQYMKRTITIMHESSFIPSACAQMQKHRTDEIIVINATGEPVGIVTDEDILKKIGEQHARSSRTRLEDIMSFPLASIPHNSSLEEALERMRKNKIRKLAVLSESNRVIGIIFQHTIVELIHGSIARNKKPASSVKSILWNLGSVTQFAGLLMLIPALVSTFMFEVQVASGIFMMATTLLALGFSLNSYGEKHPLGIQGMTILVFSSFVILVVVGTIPYMYISPYGDIGFIEEFSNSLFSSSAAFTTAGISLFATPETLPQSFTFFRGFTQFVGGLSFIYLIMTAFYPEGKLHNMKGLISGATPNLRELFATITIVFSIYTVMIATMFWIFGSEDMLDNFSLAFSTLSTGGFLPDSNMFSEIGLGGEIVLIVGMILGTLPFGFHYGLVRTKFLSVKLGREVTTYLLMLSGAIILFSVLYGADSMSNAITIVATSTTAGFQVVDMSMLDATPKIILTILMIIGGCGFSTAGGIKIFRILNLYDLRKLLSSSGWKKGFVDDKNELATTLLIFALFPTLPLVGALYLSSEGYDFYDSYFETIGAITTAGLGSGILGIDLDPIGKVIASFLMILGRLEIILVIFMFIPKLIRQKQSKLRK encoded by the coding sequence ATGGCATATTCTGAATCAGCTCCAGACGTTCTAAAATACAAGGTTTCCCAATACATGAAAAGAACAATCACCATTATGCATGAATCATCATTCATACCATCAGCTTGTGCTCAAATGCAAAAACATCGTACTGATGAGATTATTGTAATAAATGCAACAGGAGAACCAGTAGGAATTGTTACAGATGAAGATATTTTAAAAAAAATAGGAGAACAACATGCACGTTCTTCAAGGACAAGACTTGAGGACATCATGTCATTTCCTCTAGCATCAATACCTCACAACTCTTCATTAGAAGAGGCATTAGAGAGAATGAGAAAGAACAAAATTCGAAAGCTTGCAGTGTTATCAGAATCAAACAGAGTAATCGGCATCATATTTCAACACACTATTGTGGAATTAATCCACGGGTCCATAGCAAGAAACAAGAAACCAGCATCGTCTGTAAAATCAATTCTGTGGAATTTAGGTTCAGTCACCCAATTTGCAGGATTGCTCATGCTGATTCCAGCACTTGTATCAACTTTCATGTTTGAGGTTCAGGTAGCGTCAGGCATATTTATGATGGCAACAACACTTCTAGCATTAGGATTTTCATTAAACTCGTATGGTGAAAAACATCCACTAGGTATACAAGGAATGACCATACTTGTATTTTCTAGTTTTGTAATACTGGTTGTTGTCGGAACAATTCCATACATGTACATCTCACCATATGGAGATATTGGCTTCATAGAAGAATTTTCAAATAGTCTTTTTTCAAGTTCGGCAGCATTCACTACTGCTGGAATTTCATTATTTGCTACACCTGAGACATTACCGCAGAGCTTTACATTCTTTCGTGGGTTTACACAGTTTGTGGGTGGACTGAGTTTTATTTACCTCATAATGACTGCGTTTTATCCTGAAGGCAAATTGCATAATATGAAAGGTCTAATATCAGGAGCAACACCAAATCTACGAGAATTATTTGCAACAATTACAATAGTTTTCTCCATTTACACAGTAATGATTGCAACGATGTTTTGGATATTTGGTTCTGAAGATATGCTGGATAATTTTTCGCTTGCGTTTAGTACTCTTTCTACCGGAGGGTTTTTGCCAGATTCTAACATGTTCTCAGAAATTGGATTAGGGGGAGAGATAGTATTGATTGTCGGCATGATACTCGGAACCTTACCGTTTGGATTTCATTATGGATTAGTAAGAACAAAATTTCTATCAGTGAAATTGGGAAGAGAAGTTACTACATACTTGCTAATGCTATCAGGTGCAATAATCTTGTTTTCTGTGTTGTATGGAGCTGATTCAATGAGTAATGCAATAACTATTGTTGCAACCAGCACCACTGCAGGATTTCAAGTAGTAGATATGAGTATGTTGGATGCCACTCCCAAAATAATCCTAACAATATTGATGATTATTGGAGGATGTGGGTTTTCTACTGCAGGAGGAATCAAGATATTTCGTATACTGAATTTATACGATCTGAGAAAACTACTCAGTTCAAGTGGATGGAAAAAAGGATTTGTGGATGACAAAAATGAGCTTGCTACAACCCTTCTGATATTTGCATTGTTTCCAACACTTCCTCTTGTTGGTGCCTTGTACCTATCAAGTGAAGGTTATGATTTCTACGATTCATATTTTGAAACAATTGGAGCAATAACTACCGCAGGTCTTGGTTCTGGAATATTAGGAATAGATCTTGATCCTATTGGAAAAGTAATCGCGAGTTTTCTGATGATACTTGGAAGGTTAGAGATAATTCTTGTCATATTCATGTTTATTCCAAAATTGATAAGACAAAAGCAGAGTAAGCTAAGAAAGTAA
- a CDS encoding Mov34/MPN/PAD-1 family protein, which yields MFFKTKKSDHAVSIVKNKRDVKLKKEVADSILSYCCMAHPNEGILILRGKSKKGNVFIDGLVIPPFSFSSCHSSGFPHNMLPGDLSYVGTVHSHPSGSAKPSVTDLNNFFQLISLIVRFPYSDGDIFAWDSDGHSVQLDIV from the coding sequence ATGTTTTTTAAAACAAAGAAATCGGATCATGCTGTTTCTATTGTAAAAAACAAAAGAGACGTGAAATTGAAAAAAGAAGTTGCAGATAGTATTTTGTCATATTGTTGTATGGCCCATCCAAATGAGGGAATCCTGATTTTACGAGGAAAGTCAAAGAAAGGCAATGTGTTTATTGATGGGCTAGTTATTCCTCCTTTTTCTTTTAGTTCTTGTCATTCCTCTGGATTTCCACATAACATGCTTCCTGGCGATTTAAGTTATGTTGGGACTGTACACTCTCATCCCAGTGGTTCAGCAAAACCTTCTGTAACTGACTTGAACAACTTTTTTCAACTAATCTCTTTGATTGTAAGGTTTCCTTATAGTGATGGAGATATCTTTGCATGGGATAGTGATGGCCACTCTGTCCAATTAGATATTGTGTAA
- a CDS encoding SDR family NAD(P)-dependent oxidoreductase, which produces MLKFQDKVALVTGSGTGIGKAIATKFVENGASVIILGRRKEPLEEAAKELEGKIPQGVNSSIRIFAGVDVADESAMTKMFDELKNDNVTVDYVINNAGVSGPVTCFANAPLDDFKSTVGIHLTGTFWGSVQALRVMKEGGKIITISTFFTEERPLEQRPYRFRSPYTASQGAKNRLAELMSWELTDKGIISIATNPGPVHSDRIYKTVYPKAAAEFMRVSGFEELTPEEVDAANKELLSLLGEEDNVVKEGIASAAQKLANGKDIQKITETFANLLNKIQSIAEKVQTNTSHMIANKEFLAQSQVAESVLNLCDDEIAKILNGKVIPGDRVFYPVKPHIGTTTPGVHQPDFTGRAVVFTVDATDKTDAERVEYLAQHVEKNGGKVACFISESTPQELQEYISGKFHSHIINIKNPEEVSRWLNTANTNLGKILGVIHVTGKIPEVPKLTELSRAEWDELIEKFITTPATVAQGVLEQFVPGGRKDPRLYKDTQGAMMIIGPDLPSGRKVTGTQRAQVEVFRGALRPFTTTVNQELSDVLKSNIRIFSIFPGSVSGTESSNERIAQAFNFLVSENAASSAQVTFCVDELR; this is translated from the coding sequence ATGCTAAAATTCCAAGATAAAGTTGCCCTAGTAACAGGTAGTGGAACAGGTATTGGAAAAGCAATTGCTACAAAATTTGTGGAAAACGGAGCAAGTGTAATAATCCTTGGAAGACGAAAGGAACCATTAGAAGAAGCAGCAAAAGAACTTGAAGGAAAAATTCCTCAAGGAGTAAATTCATCAATTAGAATTTTTGCAGGAGTTGATGTTGCTGATGAATCTGCAATGACCAAAATGTTTGATGAGTTAAAAAATGACAATGTCACAGTCGATTATGTAATTAATAACGCAGGAGTTTCAGGTCCTGTTACTTGTTTTGCAAATGCACCCTTAGATGATTTTAAAAGTACAGTAGGAATTCACTTAACAGGGACATTCTGGGGTTCAGTACAAGCATTAAGAGTAATGAAAGAAGGTGGAAAAATTATTACAATTTCTACATTTTTTACAGAAGAAAGACCACTAGAGCAAAGACCTTACAGATTTAGAAGCCCATACACCGCATCACAAGGTGCAAAAAACAGATTGGCAGAATTGATGTCATGGGAATTAACAGATAAAGGAATCATATCTATTGCAACAAATCCAGGGCCAGTTCATTCAGACAGAATTTACAAGACAGTATATCCAAAAGCAGCTGCAGAATTTATGAGGGTTAGTGGATTTGAAGAATTAACTCCAGAAGAAGTAGATGCTGCAAACAAAGAATTGTTGTCATTATTAGGAGAAGAGGACAATGTTGTAAAAGAAGGAATTGCATCTGCTGCACAAAAATTAGCAAATGGAAAAGATATCCAAAAAATCACAGAGACATTTGCCAATTTATTAAATAAAATTCAAAGTATTGCAGAAAAAGTTCAAACCAACACATCACACATGATTGCCAATAAAGAATTCTTAGCGCAAAGTCAAGTGGCAGAATCAGTGTTGAATCTATGTGATGATGAAATTGCTAAAATTTTAAATGGAAAAGTTATTCCAGGAGACAGAGTATTCTATCCAGTAAAACCACATATCGGAACCACGACTCCAGGAGTTCATCAACCAGACTTTACAGGACGGGCAGTTGTATTTACTGTTGATGCAACTGACAAGACAGATGCAGAAAGAGTAGAATATCTAGCTCAGCATGTAGAAAAAAACGGTGGTAAAGTTGCATGTTTTATCTCTGAATCAACACCGCAGGAATTACAGGAATACATTAGTGGAAAATTCCACTCTCACATAATAAACATCAAAAATCCCGAAGAAGTTTCCAGATGGCTAAACACAGCAAATACGAACTTGGGAAAGATTTTAGGCGTAATTCATGTAACAGGAAAGATTCCCGAAGTACCAAAATTAACTGAATTATCCAGAGCAGAATGGGATGAGTTAATTGAAAAATTCATTACAACCCCAGCCACTGTAGCTCAAGGAGTACTAGAACAATTTGTCCCAGGAGGAAGAAAAGACCCCAGACTATACAAAGATACACAAGGAGCAATGATGATCATCGGTCCGGATTTGCCATCGGGAAGAAAAGTAACAGGAACACAAAGGGCACAAGTTGAGGTGTTCAGAGGAGCATTAAGACCATTTACCACAACAGTGAACCAAGAATTAAGCGATGTATTAAAATCAAATATCAGAATATTTTCCATATTCCCAGGTTCAGTCTCAGGAACTGAATCAAGTAATGAAAGAATTGCACAGGCATTTAATTTCCTTGTATCTGAAAACGCAGCCTCGTCAGCTCAAGTAACATTTTGTGTTGATGAGTTAAGATAA
- the endA gene encoding tRNA-intron lyase gives MKSELIENRIIVWNIKDSRELFSQGYYGKPIGIPKPKPEEIDVPLILDLIEGLYLLENKKISIYQSKNKVSVEDMIEICKKEYHDFDKKYLVYKNFRDKGYIINPGIKFGCDFAVYERGPGIDHAPYLIQVYNRNDPITSTGVVLAGRLATTVRKQFILAIPKGKDKVDFLALDWWKA, from the coding sequence ATGAAAAGTGAATTAATTGAAAATAGAATTATTGTTTGGAATATCAAAGACTCTCGTGAACTTTTTAGTCAAGGTTATTATGGCAAACCAATCGGAATACCGAAACCAAAACCAGAAGAAATTGATGTACCATTAATTTTAGATCTCATTGAAGGATTGTATCTTTTAGAAAACAAAAAAATTTCAATTTATCAATCAAAAAATAAAGTTTCAGTTGAAGACATGATTGAGATTTGTAAAAAAGAATATCATGATTTTGATAAAAAATATCTCGTATACAAGAATTTTAGAGACAAAGGATACATCATAAACCCAGGCATAAAATTCGGTTGTGATTTTGCAGTTTATGAAAGAGGGCCAGGGATTGATCATGCACCTTATTTGATTCAAGTATACAACAGAAATGATCCAATCACATCGACAGGAGTAGTATTAGCAGGGAGATTAGCAACAACTGTGAGAAAACAATTCATTTTAGCAATTCCAAAAGGAAAAGACAAAGTAGATTTTTTAGCACTTGATTGGTGGAAGGCCTAG
- a CDS encoding DUF47 domain-containing protein, giving the protein MYSGELEVQAKRKAIAVLQDEINRILNASRELATLPDLMMKKDKTGIKNALEQISTIEEEVENLRRKITREVADVGGLIMNRENLLNTAYTMDEIAGYITGISFKLANVKHTTLKNAKLDQDITKLIELVVDQVYKLNEIIRSLNTNTASAIELAQETQTIEREIDTKYRQATLKLLSEVTNTKELLLMKDVIEGIEEMADKCQRVSDSFILLALSL; this is encoded by the coding sequence ATGTATAGCGGAGAGCTTGAAGTTCAAGCAAAAAGAAAGGCTATAGCAGTTTTACAAGACGAAATCAACAGAATTCTAAATGCATCAAGAGAACTTGCAACATTACCAGATCTCATGATGAAAAAAGACAAAACAGGAATCAAAAATGCATTAGAACAAATTTCAACCATAGAAGAAGAAGTAGAGAATCTCAGGAGAAAGATTACAAGAGAAGTAGCTGATGTAGGCGGACTCATCATGAACAGAGAAAACTTACTAAACACAGCATACACTATGGATGAGATTGCAGGTTACATTACTGGAATATCATTCAAATTGGCCAATGTAAAACACACAACACTAAAAAATGCAAAACTTGATCAAGACATAACAAAATTGATTGAATTAGTAGTAGACCAGGTTTACAAACTAAATGAAATCATTCGCAGTCTAAACACAAACACTGCAAGTGCAATTGAATTGGCACAAGAAACACAGACTATTGAAAGAGAAATAGACACAAAATACAGACAAGCAACATTGAAGCTACTAAGTGAAGTTACAAATACAAAAGAATTATTGTTGATGAAAGACGTAATTGAAGGAATAGAAGAAATGGCAGACAAATGTCAGAGAGTATCAGATTCATTCATCCTGTTAGCATTAAGCCTATAG
- a CDS encoding ATP-dependent DNA ligase → MEFAILADAFRKMESTRKRLELTQYLVELFEKTPQEVISKIVYLLQGKLRPDFEGIELGVAEKLAIRAISKSSGIPIKKIETEYRKSGDLGSASTVILEQKTQTTFLMEDITVERVYETLFKIAKLEGSRSQDMKMKYISSLLNDATPIEASFILKILLGTLRLGVAENTMMDALAIAFTSNKENRKQLEHSYNVSSDLGKVAEVVASKGLEGIEKFEINLFNPIRPMLADRVKSEDEAIEKMGNKFAAEYKLDGERVQLHIEGERVILFSRSLENITSYYPDIVEKIPKSIQAEKVILEAEAVAINENSGEFLPFQELMHRRRKYKIEKAVLQYPISVNFFDILYHNGKSCLELEYQERRKLLEKIVKEDEFAKNIPMTIVTNENEIEEFLENSINAGCEGLMLKMLDKPYQAGSRGSHWLKLKREYRNELGDSLDLVVIGAFFGKGRRTGRYGTLLLASYDDDQDMFTSICKVGTGFTDEDLDQLYQILSDKVTIKKNPRIDSEMEADVWFEPELVVEVVASEITLSPIHKAARDQIRKNTGLALRFPKFTGKIRVEKAAEDASTNEEVMTLYKGQKKVAHDKNLM, encoded by the coding sequence GTGGAATTTGCCATACTAGCTGATGCATTTCGTAAGATGGAATCAACTAGAAAAAGACTTGAACTAACACAATACCTAGTAGAATTATTTGAAAAGACACCTCAAGAAGTAATTTCAAAAATCGTATATTTGCTTCAAGGAAAACTTAGACCAGATTTTGAAGGAATAGAACTCGGAGTAGCAGAAAAGCTTGCCATTAGAGCAATTTCAAAATCATCAGGCATACCCATAAAAAAAATTGAAACAGAATATAGAAAGAGTGGAGATTTGGGAAGTGCATCTACCGTAATTTTAGAACAAAAAACACAGACAACTTTTCTCATGGAAGACATCACAGTAGAAAGAGTTTATGAAACATTATTCAAAATTGCAAAGTTAGAAGGATCTCGTTCACAAGACATGAAAATGAAATATATTTCAAGTCTTCTAAATGATGCAACACCAATTGAGGCAAGTTTTATTCTAAAAATTTTACTCGGTACATTAAGACTTGGCGTAGCAGAAAATACAATGATGGATGCACTTGCAATTGCATTTACAAGCAATAAAGAAAATAGAAAACAGTTAGAGCACTCTTACAATGTATCAAGCGATCTAGGTAAGGTTGCAGAAGTAGTAGCAAGTAAAGGATTAGAAGGGATTGAAAAATTTGAGATTAATTTATTCAATCCAATTCGCCCTATGCTGGCAGATAGAGTGAAGAGTGAAGATGAAGCAATAGAAAAAATGGGTAACAAGTTTGCAGCAGAATACAAACTAGATGGAGAAAGAGTACAATTACATATTGAAGGAGAAAGAGTAATTTTATTTTCAAGAAGTTTAGAAAACATTACAAGTTATTACCCAGACATTGTAGAAAAAATACCAAAATCAATTCAAGCAGAAAAGGTCATTTTAGAAGCAGAGGCAGTTGCAATTAATGAAAATTCTGGAGAATTTTTACCATTTCAAGAATTGATGCATAGACGAAGAAAGTACAAAATAGAAAAAGCAGTATTACAATATCCAATAAGCGTAAACTTTTTTGATATACTATACCACAATGGCAAAAGTTGCCTAGAATTAGAATATCAAGAAAGAAGAAAATTGCTAGAAAAAATTGTCAAAGAAGATGAATTTGCTAAAAATATACCCATGACAATTGTTACAAATGAAAACGAAATTGAAGAATTTTTAGAAAACAGCATCAACGCAGGATGTGAAGGACTAATGCTAAAGATGCTAGATAAGCCATATCAAGCAGGGTCAAGGGGCAGTCATTGGTTAAAGCTCAAAAGAGAATACAGAAATGAATTAGGAGATAGTTTAGATCTCGTTGTAATTGGTGCATTTTTTGGAAAAGGTAGAAGAACTGGAAGATATGGTACATTATTGTTAGCAAGTTATGATGACGACCAAGACATGTTTACAAGCATATGTAAAGTTGGTACAGGTTTTACTGATGAAGATTTAGATCAACTTTATCAAATTTTATCAGACAAAGTAACGATAAAGAAAAATCCAAGAATAGATAGCGAAATGGAAGCTGATGTTTGGTTTGAACCAGAATTAGTTGTAGAGGTTGTAGCTTCAGAAATTACACTCAGTCCAATTCACAAAGCAGCAAGAGATCAAATTAGGAAAAATACAGGGCTTGCATTAAGATTCCCAAAGTTTACGGGTAAGATCAGAGTAGAGAAAGCAGCAGAAGATGCATCAACAAATGAAGAAGTCATGACATTATACAAAGGGCAAAAAAAAGTTGCACATGACAAAAATTTGATGTAA
- the fbp gene encoding fructose-1,6-bisphosphate aldolase/phosphatase, giving the protein MKITVSVIKADVGGVGGHTKPSEGLIDAVRKTIEGAGDLLIDHYIGYCGDDVHIVMSHTHGVDNQQIHKLAWDAFMAGTQVAREEGLYGAGQDLLKDSFSGNVKGMGPGVAEMEFEERPNEAFTVFAADKTEPGAFNYPIYRMFVDALSNTGLIVNKNLAGGVKINIMDVEEAKIAELELWQDKPTIEAALMYPGRYVVDSVTTKDGEPILAASTDRLHNIAGTYVGKDDPICVVRTQKKFPATEEVGSVFNNPHFVAGNTRGSHNMPLMPVKLNSAATINFCIPIVEALVFSMHNGKFTGPFDGFSTPDWDLIREIATKKAMSIRSQGFIHPATLVPSELEYAEGYRARMDILESKMKSMEGNTPSGEKKENYEDPD; this is encoded by the coding sequence ATGAAAATTACAGTTTCTGTCATCAAAGCCGATGTAGGCGGAGTTGGAGGACATACAAAACCAAGTGAGGGATTAATTGACGCAGTTAGAAAAACCATCGAAGGTGCAGGAGATTTACTTATTGATCATTATATCGGATATTGTGGAGACGATGTCCACATAGTAATGTCACATACTCACGGGGTAGACAATCAACAAATTCACAAATTAGCATGGGATGCATTCATGGCAGGGACCCAAGTTGCAAGAGAAGAGGGATTGTACGGTGCAGGACAAGACTTGCTAAAAGATTCTTTTTCAGGAAACGTCAAAGGCATGGGTCCCGGTGTTGCAGAAATGGAATTTGAAGAAAGACCAAATGAAGCATTTACAGTGTTTGCAGCTGATAAAACAGAACCAGGAGCATTCAACTATCCAATTTACAGAATGTTTGTAGATGCATTAAGTAATACAGGATTAATAGTCAACAAAAATCTTGCAGGCGGAGTTAAAATTAACATCATGGATGTCGAAGAAGCAAAAATTGCAGAATTAGAATTATGGCAAGACAAACCAACAATAGAAGCTGCATTAATGTATCCTGGAAGGTATGTAGTAGACTCAGTCACAACAAAAGACGGAGAACCAATCCTTGCAGCATCTACAGACAGATTGCACAACATTGCGGGAACATATGTTGGAAAAGATGATCCAATTTGTGTTGTAAGAACACAAAAGAAATTCCCTGCAACTGAAGAAGTAGGAAGTGTGTTTAACAACCCACATTTCGTTGCAGGAAACACAAGAGGTAGTCACAACATGCCACTAATGCCTGTAAAGTTAAACTCTGCAGCAACAATCAACTTTTGCATTCCTATTGTAGAAGCACTTGTCTTTAGCATGCACAATGGAAAATTTACTGGACCATTTGATGGATTTTCAACGCCAGACTGGGATCTCATTAGAGAAATTGCAACAAAGAAAGCAATGTCAATTAGAAGCCAAGGCTTCATCCATCCAGCAACACTGGTTCCCTCAGAACTAGAGTATGCAGAAGGGTACAGAGCAAGAATGGACATATTGGAGAGCAAAATGAAGTCAATGGAAGGAAACACACCCAGTGGCGAAAAGAAAGAAAACTACGAAGACCCAGACTAG